Proteins co-encoded in one Streptococcus parauberis NCFD 2020 genomic window:
- a CDS encoding YitT family protein: MNNIERLNRLKELVLITLGVAIYAFGFVNFNMANKLAEGGVAGITLILHAMIGINPAYSSLILNIPLFILGAKIFGKRSLFLTIYGTVTMSIFIWLWQKVPIAMGLEHDMMLVAVVGGLCAGLGSGIVFRYGATTGGTDIIGRIAEEKLGIKLGQTLLFIDALVLIASLSYIDLKHMLYTLVASFVFSQVITVVQNGGYTIRGMIIITKHSKAAAAQILTEINRGVTYLRGEGAYSGNEYNVMYITLSPNEVREVKRILADLDPDAFISIVDVDEVISSDFKIRRKNYDKPV; encoded by the coding sequence TTTTGGTTTTGTAAATTTTAATATGGCAAACAAATTGGCAGAAGGTGGTGTAGCTGGAATTACTTTAATACTCCATGCAATGATAGGGATTAACCCAGCCTATTCTTCTCTGATTCTAAACATTCCTTTATTTATCTTGGGAGCGAAAATTTTTGGTAAGCGGTCGCTATTCCTTACAATCTATGGCACTGTAACAATGTCAATTTTTATCTGGCTTTGGCAGAAGGTTCCTATTGCCATGGGACTGGAACACGATATGATGTTAGTGGCAGTTGTTGGGGGGTTATGCGCCGGTCTTGGTAGTGGAATTGTTTTTCGATATGGTGCAACTACTGGTGGAACAGATATCATTGGTCGAATTGCTGAAGAAAAATTGGGCATTAAGTTAGGACAAACGTTGCTTTTTATAGATGCATTAGTTCTAATTGCCTCTTTATCCTATATTGACCTCAAACATATGCTTTACACCTTAGTAGCTTCCTTTGTTTTTAGTCAAGTCATTACAGTTGTTCAAAATGGTGGTTACACAATTCGTGGTATGATTATCATTACTAAGCATTCAAAAGCTGCAGCTGCACAGATTTTAACTGAAATCAATCGTGGGGTTACCTACTTGAGAGGTGAGGGAGCTTATTCTGGTAATGAGTACAATGTTATGTACATCACTTTAAGTCCTAATGAGGTCCGTGAAGTCAAACGAATCTTGGCTGATCTTGATCCAGATGCCTTTATCTCAATTGTTGATGTTGACGAAGTAATTAGTTCGGACTTTAAAATACGTCGCAAAAATTATGATAAACCAGTATAA
- the argS gene encoding arginine--tRNA ligase: protein MDTKTLVANEIAKVVPELEQDTIINLIETPKNSEMGDLAFPAFSLAKVLRKAPQMIASDLAEKINADQFEKVVAIGPYINFFLNKSLISQDVMKDVITEKADFGQQHIGDGQNITLDMSSPNIAKPFSVGHLRSTVIGDSIASLYSKLGYNLFRINHLGDWGKQFGMLIVAYKLWGDPKAVEADPIAELLKLYVRINAEAEEKPELDEEARQWFKKLEDGDKEAWDLWQWFRDESLVEFNRIYEKLNITFDHYHGEAFYNDKMDEGLQILEDKNLLHDSKGAKIVDLEKYNLPPALIKKSDGATLYITRDMATAMYRKRTFDFVKNIYVVGQEQSHHFKQLKAVLKEMGFDWSDDMVHVSFGLVTKNKKKLSTRKGNIILLEPTLDEAVSRALTQIEAKNPDLENKEEVAKQVGIGAIKFYDLKTDRDNGYDFDLEAMVSFEGETGPYVQYAYARIQSILRKANFTPDASANYSLKDTESWEIIKLIQAFSKTIQRAAEKYDPSTIAKYAIQLAQAFNKYYAHTHILDESDERDSRLALCYSTGIVLKEALRLLGVEAPEKM from the coding sequence ATGGATACTAAAACACTCGTTGCAAATGAAATTGCAAAAGTTGTTCCTGAGTTGGAACAAGATACCATTATCAATTTAATTGAAACACCAAAGAATTCTGAAATGGGTGACTTAGCCTTCCCAGCTTTCAGCTTGGCAAAAGTCCTTCGTAAAGCCCCACAAATGATTGCTAGTGACCTTGCTGAAAAAATTAATGCTGACCAATTTGAAAAAGTTGTTGCTATTGGTCCTTACATTAACTTTTTCCTTAACAAATCACTTATCTCTCAAGATGTAATGAAAGACGTTATTACTGAAAAAGCTGATTTTGGTCAACAACATATTGGTGATGGTCAAAACATTACCTTAGATATGTCTAGTCCTAACATCGCAAAACCATTCTCAGTTGGTCACCTTCGCTCAACAGTTATTGGTGATTCTATTGCTAGTCTTTACTCTAAACTAGGCTATAATTTATTCCGTATTAACCATTTAGGTGACTGGGGTAAACAGTTTGGGATGTTGATTGTTGCTTACAAACTTTGGGGCGATCCAAAGGCTGTTGAAGCTGACCCAATTGCTGAACTTTTGAAATTATACGTCCGTATTAATGCCGAAGCGGAAGAAAAACCTGAACTTGATGAAGAAGCTCGTCAATGGTTTAAAAAATTGGAAGATGGCGACAAAGAAGCTTGGGATTTATGGCAATGGTTCCGTGATGAAAGTCTTGTTGAATTTAACCGTATCTACGAAAAACTAAATATTACTTTTGACCATTACCATGGGGAAGCCTTCTATAATGATAAGATGGATGAAGGTCTTCAAATTCTTGAAGATAAAAACCTTCTTCATGACTCTAAAGGTGCTAAAATTGTTGACCTTGAAAAATACAACCTTCCACCAGCACTTATCAAAAAATCTGATGGTGCTACCCTTTATATCACGCGTGATATGGCCACAGCAATGTACCGTAAACGTACATTTGACTTTGTTAAAAATATTTACGTTGTTGGTCAAGAACAATCACATCACTTCAAACAACTAAAAGCAGTTCTTAAAGAAATGGGATTTGACTGGTCAGACGATATGGTTCACGTTTCATTTGGTCTAGTTACTAAGAATAAGAAAAAACTATCAACTCGTAAAGGTAATATCATCTTACTTGAACCAACTTTAGACGAAGCCGTTTCTCGTGCCCTTACACAAATTGAAGCAAAAAATCCTGATTTAGAAAATAAAGAAGAAGTTGCTAAACAAGTTGGTATTGGTGCCATCAAGTTCTATGACTTGAAAACAGACCGTGACAATGGTTATGACTTCGACTTAGAAGCAATGGTTTCATTTGAAGGTGAAACTGGTCCTTATGTTCAATATGCTTATGCTCGTATTCAGTCAATTTTACGCAAAGCTAATTTCACTCCAGATGCTAGTGCTAACTATTCATTAAAAGACACTGAAAGCTGGGAAATTATCAAGTTGATTCAAGCCTTCAGCAAAACTATCCAACGTGCGGCTGAAAAATATGACCCATCAACCATTGCTAAGTATGCAATCCAATTGGCTCAAGCCTTTAATAAATACTATGCACACACACATATCCTTGATGAAAGTGACGAGCGTGACAGCAGATTAGCATTATGCTACTCAACTGGTATAGTCCTTAAAGAAGCCCTTCGTCTACTTGGCGTTGAAGCTCCTGAAAAAATGTAA
- the argR gene encoding arginine repressor — MNKIERQNHIKQIIQAQHIGTQEDIKTFLQNDGINVTQATLSRDLREIGLLKLRDEKGKLYYSLSEPMATPFSPDVRYYIQSVDRAGFMLVLHTSLGEADVLANLVDSDNIADVLGTIAGADTLLIICRNEEIAQRYEKDLAASL; from the coding sequence ATGAATAAAATTGAGCGTCAAAATCATATAAAGCAGATTATTCAAGCTCAGCATATTGGAACCCAGGAAGACATTAAAACTTTCCTTCAGAATGATGGAATTAATGTTACTCAAGCAACACTGTCTAGGGATTTAAGAGAGATTGGACTTCTCAAGTTGCGTGATGAAAAGGGAAAATTATATTATAGTCTATCAGAACCTATGGCGACACCTTTTAGCCCTGATGTCCGGTACTATATTCAAAGTGTCGACCGAGCAGGATTTATGTTGGTCTTACATACTAGTTTAGGAGAGGCAGATGTCTTGGCTAATCTAGTAGATAGTGATAATATAGCAGATGTTTTGGGGACAATTGCTGGCGCAGATACGCTATTAATAATCTGTCGTAATGAAGAAATTGCCCAAAGGTATGAAAAAGATCTGGCTGCCAGCTTATGA
- a CDS encoding YlbF family regulator, translating into MIHYQESLKQLIEAVENHSSIKDFKAISQNNQFLEKYKNDAYLMKLNQQNALLFEKFEKTNAAKQSNIEARKLQDSLEDQPLINDYRQKMQDASDLIQYVTKTIEEKINKEIKDDRA; encoded by the coding sequence ATGATACATTATCAAGAATCTTTAAAGCAATTGATCGAAGCCGTTGAAAATCATAGCAGTATCAAGGATTTTAAAGCTATTAGTCAAAATAATCAGTTTTTAGAAAAATATAAGAACGATGCTTATTTAATGAAACTAAATCAACAGAATGCTCTCTTGTTTGAAAAGTTTGAAAAAACAAACGCTGCTAAACAATCAAACATAGAGGCAAGGAAATTGCAAGACAGTTTAGAAGATCAGCCATTAATTAATGATTATAGACAAAAAATGCAAGATGCCAGTGATTTAATTCAATATGTAACTAAAACCATTGAAGAGAAAATTAATAAGGAGATAAAGGATGACAGAGCCTAA